The genomic DNA GATTTTGGCAAAGCAGGGAGCCAGGGGAAGGCAGCTGGCCCCCGCCTTACCGTCTCCTCTGTGTCCGTGCTCTCCTCCGCGCTGTCGATGGCACGCAGGTGCccgtcccctcctgtcccctccttgCCCCGGGAGCCCTCTCCCACCGGGGACGGTGACGCTGCGCCCGCCTCCGCCCTCTTCTTCTCGCTCTCCTTGCACCctgcggggacagggacagcaggaGCTCGGTGTGCccgtgcagagcagcagccctgtgctcaCAGGGCGGGGGTCAAAGCCCCATGGCACCAAAGGGGACGAGGGGAGGGGACCGGTGCGGGGAATGTCTCAGCGGGGTTTGGACTCGGCAGGGTCCGGGGCAGGCAGCATCCCTCACCCGAGAGCCGCTCTCTCCGCTGGTCCATGCGCTCCAGGCTCTCCAGCAGGCTGTCCACCTGCGCCTTGATCTGGCTCAGCTCCCCCTTGATGGAGTGCAGCTCCTCGGCTCGCACTGCGGGCGAGAGGAGCTGTAGGGATCCCACCCCACACCTCGTAACAACGAGGTCAGCACCGAGCAAGCGGTGTGGGCACAGGCACTGCTGCAACGCACCGAGGGGCACGCAGCCAGGCTCCCCGGCTCGTTGCCTCCCGCAGGacccagcccctccagcccagCCGCCCCATCCCACTCACGTTTTGTCCGTGTCCccgtggagctgctgctgctgctccgtgtcccgggctgggggctcgggCTGCTTttgcctcctgctcctgtgtgAGTTCTCCTGGCCTTGACGGGGATGCGGTTAATGAGGGGTGGGATCTTCTGGTACTCGTACACCCTGCGAGGGCACAAAAAAAGCAGCGTGAGAATAAAAACGCTGCCTCCACCCCAATAACTGGCACAGCCCCGGCACGGGTGCTGCTTGGGGGCAGCGCAGCCTCTgccagggtgctggggctgccttcCTGGGGCCCCCACTTTGTGCCACCACGCTCACCGGTACGGGAAGTCGTCCCTGTAGAGATCGTAGTCCAGGTCACAGTTACTGCTGCGGGAGGGGACAGAGGACAGCAAGTCACCAGCCATGGCACCGTAGGGCAGGGACAGCCGCCCACcgcgtgtccccatccccgggAGCGGGGCTCTGGATTTGGAGCTGGCTGACGTTGAATTTCACAGTCCCTGGCTCCGGGAGCACGCCGACAGCTTGCTCAGCTCCAAATTAAGAGGCGATCTGTCACCAAACTGCCTCCCGCGCGGGGAGCCGGCACGCCGGCAATAAATCACACGCCACGGAGGAGGCAAGGCGCTGATGCTCATTTTGCCGCTTCAGCTCTCGCGGAGTCGATGAGCGCTGGATGCAGCCTCGCACGAGGTGAGACAAAGCTCAGAGCATCGCCGCTGCCACAGCAGCCTCGGGCACCTGCGCTCTGTCCCTTGCTGCCACCAGGGCAGCGTGTCCCACTGGAGCACCCCAGGACTTGTGGTGTGCCTCCTGCCATTTCCACGCACGAAGCCGGACGCGCGCGGTCACCGGCTCGCCACGTGCTGGCCTCGCTCTGCGGTGTGACCCTGAGATGGGATTTGCTGTGGATGAGCACGGCTCCCCAGAGCATCCCGCGGGAAGAGCGATGCAGCGGCTCCGTGCTCCAGCAGCCACGGGGACCGcggtccctgccctgccagcgctGCCTCCCTGCATGGCCCCGGTGCCATGGCAACGGGCAGAGCAATTAATTCAATCCAGAAGCTCTCTAACGAGAGGCAGAGCCCGGTGCTGGCTCTGGTCCCCTCTGTGCCACGTGCCCGTGTGGCACCCAGCAGGGACGAGGGTCCCTGCGGAGCCCAGGAGCTGAACACACACAGGGACAGGGACCGACCCTTCTGCTGGTGGCCCCCATCCCCGCGTGGGTAGGACACCATGCCCCCAGATCTCTGCTTGGGCACCTGTCCCCCAAGGGACCTCATTTAAAAGCCCAAACTGCAACCACATGGAGACCACAGGGATCTTCTGCTGGGTAGAAGCCTCAGACCCTCGGTGaggagggttagggttagggttggggttagggttagggaggTGCCCACGGAGACAGGGTCGGGACATCCTATGGAGCCAGGTGAGCATCCACCACCAAGGGCATGCGGAAGAAGGACCGAAGGGATGAAGAGCAGTGTGAGGAAGAGGAGCTCCCCCCACTTCCATGCCCTCCCCACCACGCCACGGCACTCACTGgtacaggctgctgctgtgctgcctcttcTGGCCCAGCCTGGCCCGGCTCGGCTTGGCCTCCCTGGCCATGTCCAGATCTGAGGGGGGAGAGACAGCAGGGGAATGAGCAGCGCAGAAACAGAACGAGAACTGGGAGCCGGATGGTTCCTCTCCTGCTGGAGCTTTCAGTGTCTGCATCACAGCCACCAGCTCCCTCTAAGCCAAACcccaagagaagcagcaggaggatgggGGCCACCCCGGCTGCCCCCGCAGCTGTGGACACCCTGTGGACACCCCGCATGCCCCACGAGCCCCAGGAAGCAGCTCTGGTAACAAGGGTAATTAATCCCCACAGATATGTCCCCCCTGCTGTGGTGAATCCGCCTGACAAGGAATTTAGGTATTTTTTGGAGCACTCCAGAGCAGGCTGGACACCGATGACGGGGACGCGGCACCCAAAGGAGCCCACGGCTTCATGAGGTGCTCCACGCCTGTCCCCAGATGCGCTGCCACCAGCCTCAGCCCAGATGTGCCCAGAGCTGTACCGGGCACCAGGGGGCTGCCGCATCTCCTGACATCTGCTAACTCCTGGGGGCTTCACCAGGAGGTCACCGATGGGCATCTCCTTGTCCCCTGCTCGTCCTCTCCCCCAGCACCAAGGCTCCGCTCCCGGCTCCGTCTCTTCCATCAAGAGCATTTCCCTGAGAGCCATCGCTGCAGCTCCTTGCTAACATCGAGATAGATTTAATGTTGTGATTTTGGCTGGAGGAACAACGCGAAATCTCCTGGCAGTGCTCTCCTCATTACAGCAGCTCCCCGTGTCGCTCGCAGCCCGATTCCTCTCCGGGTACTCACTGCTGGCTTCCCACCTCCCGTGCTCGGGTTGGAGCTGGGTGGCGAGGTGGCAATCACCAGGATCCGCTTGGCTTCCTCCCCTACAGCCCTGGGGTTACATTTGCTTTCCCACACCGTGACAGGTAGTGGGTCAAGGGCTTAGGAAAGAatcaaaaaagagcaaaaaaaagcCCGGATCCTGGAGGATCAGGCAGCACAGGCTGGCAGCTCCTAAACCCCTGGGATAGGAGCTGGTGGCTGTGTTGAGTTCTCCCTCTTGCATGGTCACAAGCACCATAATCACCACCAGCTGTCCCACGGGTGTCACCAGCACCGTAACCACCACCAGCTGTCCCATGGGTGACTCCCATAAAAGCACTGCTTGCTTTTAGTGTGTCCCCCCACCTGCCCCATACCCTCAGCAGTCCCTCGTGGTGTGTCCCTCACCCCCAGCAGCTTGACGCCTTGCATGGAGCCGCATGTGAGTGGCACACGGGGGGGTGGCTCTGTACCCGTGGTGTCCCGTGACATGCTGAGGGGATCAATCGGGGCAAGGGGACCAGAGCCAGAAGGGCTCCATCACCCCTGGGACACTGGTTTTGTGCTGGGGCTTCTGCCCCAAACTGGTGGGGATGTCCTTGGCCTGGGGGTGATGGCATGGGGACATCCCAGCATGAGAGAATGTCCCTGTCCTGGGGGTGATGGCACGGGGACATCCCGGTACCAGGGGACATCCTCGTCCTGGGGAGGGACAGGCACTGGGGAAGGGGCCACGGGAGGCCCCCGGGTGGCGGCGCACAGCCCCGTGCCGGGGGAGGAGCGGGGACATCGCGGTGCGGCTCCGGGAGGACACCCCCCGTTGCGCGGAGCATCCCGGCGCCAAGGAGCATCCCtggccggggccgtgccggggccgtgccgctCACCTTCCCCGCGGCCCCCCGCGGCCCCTCCATCCTCCCGGTGCCCGGTACTCACATCTCCAGCAGGCgtcccgcccgcccgccgcgctCATGGCCCCGCCGGAgcccggcccggcacggcccggcacggcccccccCGAGCGGCTCCGGGCCGAGCGCGCCGCCCCCGAGCCGTACCACGCCGCCGACGGCAGGGGGAGCGGGGCGAACCacggcgggggcggccgggggtGGGCGAGACCCCCCCGGTTCCGAGCTGCCCCCCATGCCGGGGGTCCCCCGAGCCCCGCCGGGGGAGGCTCCGCGCTCTCCGTGCGCCCCGCGTCCCGTGCGCCACGGGGGGACGGCCGGTGCCGGCCCCTTCCCAGGAGACGTGTCCCGTCCTGGGGGGCACTTCTGGCCTCCGCAGGACCCCCCGCATCCTCTGCAGGACCCTCGAAGCCCCGTGGTCCGGCCCCATCCCACCCGCAcaccgtgtccccgtgtccccgccACGGCCGCTGGGACCCGCTGGGGACACTGGGCACCAGCCAAGTGCGATCCCCTGGGTGCAGCATGGGCAGGACGGGGGCCGTGGCCAAAATGAAGAGGTCAAGGAGACAAAAAGGCTCTTCCGAATGGAGAGGTCTTTGTTATCTGCCCGGTTGGTGGCAGGGGACCCGCGGCGCCAGGCTGGTGGCTTCGTGGTGACGCCCCTGTCCTGCTGCCGGTGGCACCACGCCGAGCCTGGCCCTCACTCTGAGCCGTGCCAAGGTGTGTGCCACCCAAAGGCCCCGCCTGGCTCCTCGCTGGCCACCAGTTTAAGCTGTCCCAGGCTGGGCATCTCCTTGCCATGGTGGTTGTCAACAGAGGAAGGCGAGGAGCAGAAGATGACACCGCATCTGGGATGCTGATGCACAGCGTGCGCCCTTCTCGGCCAGTCCCAGTGCCACGCTTGtcccctgtccccgtccccagctgctgctggagatgccCTCACAGTGGGCagggggcacagcctggggctgcctgcTCAGGGGTCCCGCTGCCACTGGGAAATGTGCTCCTGGGCTGCAATGGGAAACAAAATCAGCGCTCCCCATGCCCAGAAGGTGGCACCTCCATCGGGATGCTCCCGGCCACACTAACGGGATGGAGGAGACCCCTTGGGGGCTGTGGCCACGCGCTCACCGAACTGGCAGAGGTACCGGTTCCGGGTCTTGCAGCGTTGGTCGTTCCAGTTGAAAGCGGCTGATGCCTGCATCTCCACGCAGTTCCCGAACCTGTGAGGGACGGGAGAGGGACAGGGTGGCAGCACGGAGCTCACCACGTCTCCCGTGGGGATGGGACACCGGTGGGCACCTACCCCTGGTTGTCTGGCTGCCCGAaagcaaagctggtgaaggtGGAAGGCTCGCCCGTGTCCCAGCGGAACGAAGCCTTGGACATCTTGTAGGTGAGACCTGGGGGGAGCCAGAGGGGTGGGATGTCCATTAGAGGAGTGGGATGTCCATTAGTGGGGTGGGATGTCTATTAGTGGGGTGGGATGTCCAGCAGCACCCCGGTAGGACTCACCGATCCAGAAGTTTCGGGTCTCAAAGTCGGTGTCCGTCACCCTGTTGCTGCTCTCCAGGCGGCTGAGGAAGAAGGCCAGGATGTCCTGCACCTTCTGATTGCTGACTTGGGCCAGCATGGCCCCTTTCTCCTGGAGGGAAGCCACGGAGGGAGCGGGCGGCTCAGatctgctcctctgctccccagcacaggcTTGGAGTATGCGTGTGACCACCGTGGACCGAGCCATGGGACTTTGGGACGTTTTAGGAGGGACAGGGATcacctggcacttggccttggcTCCATAGTACGTGTCAGCCTCGGGGGACACCATGAAGCAGTCACCATCGATCGTCACATCGCAGGTGTGGAAAGGGAACCGGACCCTGGCTGCGGGCACAGGTCAGCGACAACGGGGACACCCCCCCAGCCTCCGGGCAGCCCCCACTCACCGCCACACTCAGCGCCACCGTAGCCAGCGTCGCAGAGGCAGGAGCACTCCTCCTGCCTGAACTTCCCGTGGAGGCACCGCACGCTGCACCGAACTGGCGAAAAGGCACGGAATGAGGTCGCCACGGGGCAGCCGGCCCCAGGACCATCCTCCCTTGCCCGTGTGCTGCGTGCATGTGCTGAGCTACTGCACGCACACACAGCAAGCAGGCCACGGGCACTGCATGGACCGTGCACACACATGCAGCAAACATGCACACATTGCAACGAGGCATGCACCGCACTGACCATGCACACGCACGCGCTGCACCAAGCATGCACCCAGGGAACCAAGTGTGCACGCCCTGTGCTCACCTTGCACGTGCATTGCCCCGCATGCTGCAACCAgccatgcacacacatgcactgCTCGCCCCCGAGCACCACACTCACCCTACACACGCACCGGGCACACGCGCCTGCCTCGTGCTGCCAGCATCCAGCTCGTCCTCGTCCACCCCAGCGGGCGCTCACCTTGGCAGTAGCGCCCCGTGTAGCCAGGGGGGCAGTGGCAGCGGCAGGAGCTGACGTTGAGGTGCCCGCCGTTCCTGCAGCTCATGCGGCATGGGTTCCTGGGGACCTCTGGGTGGGCACATGGGGGGGCAGGCGGTGCtcaggggctgggcacggccaggttttgggggggggggtgctggctgggggggtGCACAGGGACTCACCGCAGAGCCCGCCGCCGTGGTCCCAGGACTTGAAGCACCCGGAGAGGCCGGCGGTGCAGAGCGAGCACCAGGGCCCGCGCTGGTAGGGGGCGATGGGGGCCCCGGACAGCTCCCAGTTGCCCCTACCCGAGGAGGGCAGCTGGGAGGTGGGGCCACAACAAGCCCCACCCATtgccaccccccaaaaaaaaattatgaccATGCCCACTCGACCCAAGCCATGCACTATCAATGGAGCAAGAGCACCAAGCCATGCCCCCTTCTGGGCAAAGCCACGCCCCTAAAACACAAA from Anas acuta chromosome 10, bAnaAcu1.1, whole genome shotgun sequence includes the following:
- the LOC137862129 gene encoding RNA-binding Raly-like protein, with translation MSAAGGRDACWRYLDMAREAKPSRARLGQKRQHSSSLYHSNCDLDYDLYRDDFPYRVYEYQKIPPLINRIPVKARRTHTGAGGKSSPSPQPGTRSSSSSSTGTRTKLRAEELHSIKGELSQIKAQVDSLLESLERMDQRRERLSGCKESEKKRAEAGAASPSPVGEGSRGKEGTGGDGHLRAIDSAEESTDTEETMKAHISDPEGSH
- the LOC137862125 gene encoding C-type lectin domain family 18 member A-like, whose protein sequence is MEDGRGPAGRLLVLLACLAWRLGETEKLSPLAPGPRALSAKETFLVLSLHNKLRSKVQPPAANMQKLEWSEELAQLATARVAGCLASPAPPPAPQLGWSETLLPVGAGGFVELLERWFAEGHRYDYGAARCTGNATCNHYTQLVWATSGRVGCSRQLCAGTRGRSQAFACAYRPGGNWELSGAPIAPYQRGPWCSLCTAGLSGCFKSWDHGGGLCEVPRNPCRMSCRNGGHLNVSSCRCHCPPGYTGRYCQVRCSVRCLHGKFRQEECSCLCDAGYGGAECGARVRFPFHTCDVTIDGDCFMVSPEADTYYGAKAKCQEKGAMLAQVSNQKVQDILAFFLSRLESSNRVTDTDFETRNFWIGLTYKMSKASFRWDTGEPSTFTSFAFGQPDNQGFGNCVEMQASAAFNWNDQRCKTRNRYLCQFAQEHISQWQRDP